One window of the Pristis pectinata isolate sPriPec2 chromosome 13, sPriPec2.1.pri, whole genome shotgun sequence genome contains the following:
- the brd7 gene encoding bromodomain-containing protein 7, translated as MGRKHKKHKSDKHAVEEYADKPLKLVLKVGGSEITELSTASLAHESSINEDKPDHDKHKEKKKKKKKKTEKEKRTTPDERKRRKDEKKKREKEPSTSEREEEERSRSPARFEMPPERHMASPLIKVEEHQTPFQELLYQLLRQLQRKDPNAFFSFPVTDFIAPGYSLIIKQPMDFSSMKEKVKKNEYQNLEELKGDFKMMCENAMTYNRPDTIYYKAARKLLHSGMKILSQEKIQSLKHSIDFMQDLEKSHKQGEKLRTGECSGEHRKDDMDIVWETMKNEGTRSADQKNEDRRSEKESGEDPPGGANNVIDKELEKVDRVIEESAGKLTRRKISSKFEFQRRKVDGTTTLGILNPVEPDMGDANYCPVKLGMMTGRLQSGINTLQGFKEDKRNKVIPVTYLNYGPFSSYAPVYDSTCANLSKEDSDLVYSTYSNESSLPGSFSVQQFLASNEDYSVNMVDNLLDSLTNGEHSKALKELELSSDNNEDEVTVLQSSEDMQVASTESPHPMEHGCGRAYDSFASLQSLINAEPESVECEMFQRKLDETTKLLQDLQQAQNERFGTRPPSAMLCLLGPSIRELLIAEKVTGNLKELASQVTPGDITSIVGIRKAMGISIPSEVMDSCSPDPLFGAKTSNQMEEMEITELPQPEQAIAMTSEDPVAVAI; from the exons ATGGGCAGGAAGCACAAGAAGCACAAGTCGGACAAGCACGCCGTCGAGG AATATGCAGATAAGCCTTTAAAGCTGGTACTAAAAGTGGGTGGAAGCGAGATAACAGAATTGTCAACAGCAAGTTTAGCTCATGAATCCAGTATAAATGAAGACAAACCTGATCATGATAAacacaaagagaaaaagaaaaaaaagaaaaagaagactGAAAAGGAGAAACGCACAACTCCAGATGAACGAAAAAGGAGAAAG GATGAAAAGAAAAAGCGGGAAAAAGAACCTTCTACAAGTGAAcgggaagaggaagaaagaagtcgATCTCCTGCAAGGTTTGAAATGCCGCCAGAAAGACACATGGCTTCACCTTTAATAAAAGTGGAAG AACATCAAACACCCTTCCAAGAATTGCTCTATCAGCTTTTAAGACAACTTCAGAG GAAAGACCCCAATGCATTTTTTTCATTCCCAGTTACTGACTTTATCGCTCCTGGATATTCTCTGATCATTAAGCAGCCAATGGACTTCAGTTCAATGAAAGAGAAGGTGAAGAAAAATGAATATCAGAACCTTGAGGAATTAAAG GGAGATTTTAAAATGATGTGTGAAAATGCCATGACCTATAACAGGCCAGATACCATTTACTACAAAGCTGCAAGGAAGCTGTTGCACTCTGGAATGAAAATTCTCAGCCAG GAGAAAATCCAAAGTCTGAAGCATAGTATAGATTTCATGCAGGATCTGGAGAAATCCCACAAGCAGGGGGAGAAGCTGAGAACGGGAGAATGCAGTGGGGAACACAGGAAGGATGACATGGATATCGTATGGGAAACAATGAAAAATGAAGGAACAAGATCAGCTGATCAGAAGAATGAAGACAGAAG GTCAGAAAAGGAATCAGGGGAGGATCCACCTGGCGGTGCCAATAACGTGATTGACAAGGAATTGGAAAAAGTTGATCGTGTCATTGAGGAATCTGCTGGAAAACTCACACGGCGTAAAATAAGTAGCAAG TTTGAATTCCAGAGAAGAAAAGTTGATGGCACTACCACCCTAGGAATCCTTAATCCAGTGGAGCCTGACATGGGAG ATGCAAATTACTGCCCAGTGAAGCTTGGTATGATGACTGGTAGATTACAGTCTGGTATCAACACTCTTCAGGGATTTAAGGAGGACAAACGTAATAAAGTTATTCCAG TGACGTACTTGAACTATGGACCATTCAGCTCTTACGCTCCAGTTTATGATTCTACCTGTGCTAATCTCAGCAAAGAGGATTCTGACCTTGTATACTCAACCTACAGTAATGAATCAAGTCTTCCTGGTTCCTTTAG TGTTCAGCAGTTCTTGGCAAGTAATGAAGACTACAGTGTGAACATGGTGGATAATTTATTGGATTCTCTGACTAATGGAGAACATTCTAAAGCACTGAAAGAACTGGAATTA TCCAGTGATAACAATGAAGATGAAGTGACTGTTCTTCAAAGCTCTGAAGACATGCAG GTTGCCTCAACGGAGTCTCCACATCCAATGGAACATGGTTGTGGGCGTGCTTATGACAGTTTTGCTTCTCTACAATCACTAATAAATGCAGAACCAGAATCAGTAG AGTGCGAAATGTTTCAAAGGAAGCTTGATGAAACTACTAAACTCCTACAAGATCTTCAACAAGCACAGAATGAACGTTTTGGAACCCGACCCCCATCTGCTATGCTTTGCCTGTTAGGACCTTCAATTCGAGAGTTGTTAATTG CTGAAAAGGTaactggaaacctgaaagaaTTGGCAAGCCAGGTAACTCCTGGGGATATTACCAGTATTGTTGGAATTCGAAAGGCCATGGGAATTTCAATCCCTTCAGAAGTGATGGATAGTTGTTCACCAGATCCATTGTTTG GAGCCAAAACCAGCAACCAAATGGAGGAGATGGAAATTACAGAGTTGCCACAGCCTGAACAAGCTATTGCCATGACCAGCGAGGATCCCGTAGCTGTTGCTATATGA